The Gymnogyps californianus isolate 813 chromosome 15, ASM1813914v2, whole genome shotgun sequence genome includes the window ATGTGGCAACCTGCAGAACAGGATATGTGACTTCAATATTCGATCTTTTTGTTGGTGTCAACAACGTATGTTGGGGAATTAAGAAAACAGCTTACATCATGTGGCCTATTTACCTACCATTTCATACTTCTGAACATGCACCGTACAAGTTATTtgtaaaaatcaaatacaaaaatgcCAATTATTTATTATACATTTAATTTGGGATACTATAACctacaaacattttctttacctGCCTAAATAGCTATTAATCTGTGTACTTACCATTTTCCACATACGGGTGAAATGGCAGAACTAATGCTAGAATGACTCTGCCTCTAGTTGGCTCCAGTACACTTCTAATATCTTTTAATACAGTCAGTGGTTGATCACAGCGATCCAGCAAATTCAAACAGCTGATAACATCATACTGAAATCCTGTGTTTTGCCATTCATTTATACCAAGCACCCTACAAAGGGAAAGAGATACAGTCTGTTAAACAAACACAAGCTGAATTCAGAGAGAACCACTAAAGACAAAAATTCCCTGTGGATCTGTTGATAGTGCAGGCAACGTCAGCCACCTAGGCAATGAGAAGAGACAGACATGATCCCTCTGGTCTTTTGGAAAAGACTAAATCAACAATGGGCATGGCTATATATCCAGCCATATGAATCTTTATATTGCTTTATAATTATCAGGCAATAAAGGagacaaaaaacaaaatcccaggtattaaaaaaatgtgttgtcCTAGAATAACACTGAAGATACTTCTCAAGGAACAACAAAGCTGAAATATGATTAATGGCTTGCTGCCTTCTATCCACTCTGATTTACCAGTGTGCGAACCCAGATTGCAAAGTAGCCGTTATGTTTCCACTCAAAGACaggtgaagaaaagaaatccacagTTCCTTCATTCTTTGGGTTGAAGTCTAGGGATATAGTGCCTGAAATACTAACCATTACTCAACAAACCTGGATCTGCTGCCTGCAAGAACCTCCAGGAGCTGTGACGAGTGCATGAACAAAGTTCTGAAAGTTCTGAGGTTGTTGTTACTAAATATTATTCAATCTTAACATCAGGAGCTAAGCATAGcaagaataaaagaatatttacaCAGCTGTCTATACTGTGGGATTAGATAGACACAGATTATTGAGGTATCCCTATTACCAGGACtcagtttgctttctctgcagtaCCTGTGTCTTCCTCTTGCAATTTTGGACTATTCAGTTAGACTGTTCATCTGAATTTCATCTTCCTGACTCCCTTGACTAAAGCAATTTATGCAAGCTATGAAGAGACTTCAAAATGGTTGTTGCCTATTTTGTCTTAACTGATAACAGCGAACATTTGCATAACAAAAGCACTGGTAAGAGGGAACATcagatgtgtttgttttcctgcttttgtaCAGGTTAACCTTTTCCATAACGATCAAACAATAGAGGAACtaactgaaaatactgaacatTCATTAAATAGTACAAATAGATTACTTTGCTGTAATGTCtgattgtattgggtctgcctgagatggagttaattttccccatagcagccttcatagtgctgtgctttgtattggtagctagcAAGGTGTTGctaacacaccagtgttttggctgctgctgagcagtgctggcacagcaccaaggctgtctctccaacattcccccctcaccactaggctggggatgggcaagatcttgggaagggacacagccaggacagctgacccaaactgaccaaagggatattccataccatatgatgtctgctcagcaataaaagctaggagaaaggaggaggaagggggggcattcgttatttacatttgtcttccggagcaaccgctacacatactgaagccctgcttcctgggaagtggctgaaCATCActtgctgatgggaagtagagaataaaatcttttgttttcctttgctttcgcgcatgacctttgcttttgctttattaaactctCCTTATgtcgacccatgagcctttcgttatattttctctcctctgtccagttgaggagagggagtgatagagcggctttggtgggcacctggcatccagccagggtcaacccaccacactgatATAAAGGATGTAGGAAGTATTCAGTACAATacctgtatttcttcttctgaagctgCCATATCATAGTTTCAGACAATTCAGTGGCATAGATTTCTTCAAAGTGAGGACTCATGACTTTAGTTACTTCTCCATCACCAGCCCCTAAATCGAGAAGTCTGTGGGATTTCCattctggatttattttaagcagtCTTTGAAATTGTTCTGGGGAAAACACAAACATTGAGccccttcccagcagcctgaaatgtaaaaatgagaaatgaccATTTTTGTACAAACTTTAACAGGAAGGACAATGAAGTAATTTAGAATGTGCTTTGGCAGCAACCAGTCACACATAATAGTAGACAAGGTCACTGCTCAGATAAATTTTAAATCCAGTTCAACTTGCCTTGCACTTGGCAGAGATCAAACACATAGCCACATGCAGTTACAGTGGTTAAGACTTCAGGAGGAATTTGATTAGGTAAGGAAGAGCTCATGGGGTGCAGCTCAAGAAAATGATcgcatttaaaaagaaaaaaaaaagaaagagggaggagagaaagagcgAAAGATAAAGGCTGAACCTTATTTGTCACATTTGCAGATGTGAATCTCTGACACCtaccttaaagaaaaagataaaatggcagaggaaataaaatggctGCAGACACAGAAGTATGCACAATGAATGAGGAATAGGATGTGGAACTAGGAGGGAAGCCAGGGAACAGGTTTAAAGAAAGGATGGGGGTAACACTGCTGGAGTggcaaaagagatttttttaattgtatgttACAATGGCTTTTGCTGCTATCTGCAGATCCTGCATTCAAAATGAAGAGCTGTGGAACAGAAAATAGGCAACTCATTAAGGAATTGGGTAGAGGTGACAGTTGGATTCCTTATGGATCAAGTCAATGACATACCCACCCGTAACTGTTTGAAGACTACATAGTGACAGATTTCAGCTGTCATAGCAGAattcagaagatgaaagagtTAGGAgaacaagcagaggaaaaagaactgGTCAGTAATAGACTGAAGGTAGATAAATACTATTCTTTAAACTAATGTTGGATAGCAGGTTAAACTTAAAGACAATGAACAGAAATCTTTTATgttcaagggggaaaaaaggtaaacaaagataaaaagaatcaaagaataaaaaaatgtgaaaaggagGCGGCCTAGGAAAGATt containing:
- the METTL9 gene encoding protein-L-histidine N-pros-methyltransferase isoform X5, which gives rise to MRLWLGWLGCYTLFLWVLRRRMWSGPARYLRSPLSRSLYVNMMGSHSQPAPGARENHQWYVCNTEQLSESLQPIFVQSYLDQGTQIFLNNSIEKSGWLFIQLYHSFVSSIFSLFMSRTSINGLLGRGSMFVFSPEQFQRLLKINPEWKSHRLLDLGAGDGEVTKVMSPHFEEIYATELSETMIWQLQKKKYRVLGINEWQNTGFQYDVISCLNLLDRCDQPLTVLKDIRSVLEPTRGRVILALVLPFHPYVENGCHI